One window from the genome of Candidatus Chlorohelix allophototropha encodes:
- a CDS encoding glucosaminidase domain-containing protein: MGREATARTWDYWDDEEQDYKPRHVERKRPPAIRPASIKVIYQPELFKVAPKGSYTYEETLQAQPYTRQWAQYEINETLHSAAFTSPKQASLQSSFHELKALVVNLYQTMPYRKSLGWVFTIGLGLFLVVSFFGWIQNATAKAPRYTTFGQSSVGQITSQNATGAILGAPSISPEKIDSVLGNYKSPATGMGRTMYDLGIKYGIDPAYALAFFIHESSAGTQGIATVTKSIGNIRVTPGYENYQGFRKYPGWDAGIEDWYKLIKNLYVDGWGLNTVEKIVPVYAPAADNNNPAAYIKHVNNLVAQWRSGS; the protein is encoded by the coding sequence GTGGGGCGAGAAGCTACAGCCAGAACATGGGATTACTGGGATGACGAAGAACAAGATTACAAACCCCGGCACGTTGAGAGAAAAAGACCTCCCGCTATCCGTCCGGCAAGTATCAAAGTCATTTACCAGCCTGAACTATTCAAAGTAGCTCCAAAGGGGAGCTACACTTATGAGGAAACATTACAAGCACAACCGTATACTCGCCAATGGGCACAATATGAAATAAATGAGACATTACATTCAGCAGCTTTTACCAGCCCTAAACAAGCCTCGCTCCAAAGCAGCTTTCATGAGCTAAAAGCTCTGGTGGTTAACCTATACCAAACCATGCCTTACCGTAAATCATTAGGCTGGGTTTTTACAATAGGATTGGGGTTATTTTTGGTAGTAAGCTTTTTTGGCTGGATTCAGAACGCCACCGCGAAAGCGCCCCGTTACACTACTTTTGGTCAAAGCAGTGTTGGGCAAATTACTAGCCAAAACGCAACAGGCGCGATTTTAGGCGCACCTAGTATCAGCCCTGAAAAGATTGATTCGGTGCTTGGAAACTACAAATCCCCGGCAACCGGAATGGGACGAACTATGTACGACTTGGGTATCAAGTATGGTATCGATCCGGCATATGCGCTTGCTTTCTTCATCCACGAAAGCTCAGCCGGGACACAAGGAATTGCTACTGTAACCAAATCCATCGGCAACATTCGCGTCACGCCCGGTTATGAGAATTATCAAGGTTTTCGCAAGTATCCGGGATGGGATGCAGGTATTGAGGATTGGTACAAGCTGATAAAAAACCTGTATGTGGACGGCTGGGGATTGAATACTGTTGAGAAAATTGTTCCGGTTTATGCGCCTGCTGCCGATAATAATAACCCTGCCGCCTATATCAAGCATGTAAACAACCTAGTGGCGCAATGGCGTTCCGGGAGTTAG
- the chlG gene encoding chlorophyll synthase ChlG yields MNNERKKHPHLQIINPSDTPTDTEYEVNQSAQVLVRKTQEVKTAEVAKPRWGIYLSIMKPITWVPVVWSFLCGAVGSGGLRLDLEILLKLLVGLILSGPLLCGMGQAINDYFDREVDAVNEPSRAIPSLRITLMETYRIIGCLGFLGLLSAYYLGTVVFFLSLAGIGLAHAYSAPPLRLKRFTWLGPLTSAVSYIAFPWLAAASIFGEINPRVLIIISIYSLGATGIMISNDFKSIVGDYALKLPSVPVVYGTRIAARITCALIDGAQLVVIGYLIFADHHFLAAGVVLLLMLPQLFYQKAFLEKPLAKAIWYNSHSQIFFVTGMLVVSVLAF; encoded by the coding sequence ATGAACAACGAGCGAAAAAAACACCCCCATCTGCAAATTATAAATCCTTCCGATACCCCTACCGATACCGAATACGAAGTTAATCAAAGCGCACAGGTGCTTGTACGAAAAACGCAAGAGGTTAAAACGGCTGAAGTAGCCAAACCGCGCTGGGGTATTTATCTGAGTATAATGAAACCCATTACTTGGGTTCCAGTAGTATGGTCATTCCTATGTGGTGCAGTTGGGTCGGGTGGTTTGCGACTCGATCTAGAAATACTGTTAAAGCTATTAGTCGGTTTGATTTTATCCGGGCCGCTGCTGTGTGGAATGGGTCAGGCAATAAATGACTATTTCGACCGGGAAGTGGATGCGGTTAACGAACCATCAAGAGCAATTCCAAGCCTACGTATCACCCTGATGGAAACCTACCGTATTATCGGATGCTTGGGCTTTTTAGGCTTATTATCGGCATACTATCTTGGCACAGTAGTGTTTTTCCTTTCTCTGGCAGGAATAGGCTTAGCACACGCTTATAGCGCACCACCGCTTCGACTCAAGCGTTTTACGTGGCTTGGTCCACTTACTAGCGCAGTCTCTTATATTGCCTTCCCGTGGTTAGCCGCCGCCAGCATTTTTGGAGAAATCAATCCGCGCGTATTGATTATAATATCAATCTATTCGCTTGGTGCTACCGGAATAATGATTTCTAATGATTTCAAAAGCATCGTGGGAGATTACGCGCTAAAACTGCCAAGCGTCCCGGTGGTTTACGGCACACGGATTGCTGCCAGAATTACATGCGCCCTTATAGATGGCGCACAATTGGTAGTAATAGGGTATCTCATTTTTGCCGACCACCATTTTCTTGCAGCAGGCGTAGTTTTGCTGTTGATGTTGCCGCAACTATTTTACCAGAAAGCGTTTCTTGAAAAGCCTTTGGCAAAAGCCATCTGGTATAACTCACACAGCCAGATATTCTTCGTAACAGGCATGCTGGTGGTAAGCGTTCTGGCATTTTAA